The Vicia villosa cultivar HV-30 ecotype Madison, WI linkage group LG1, Vvil1.0, whole genome shotgun sequence genome includes a region encoding these proteins:
- the LOC131621531 gene encoding uncharacterized protein LOC131621531, whose translation MKASLKFRDEQKKPLLRAKIPLSILGTPFQSGIVAGESKELTLNLSTFFQSGPSLKLAYRPNDSQNPFSLIVKTGTGSFGSPLSSSMLMSCEFNLLNRSKTGGPQPLFMLHFKPRFGDFSFKKSQSSILDVKNYAFQNGGVLGSDDTSIEFVESVESPVMGAFSAGKVPSAGAIASLFSGTEVAARTMLPIRGRAAVNFRWGVRVPADVKGESAFQKVPFLVMNKIGVEHLSAECGDLKDLKKEKNVAGVGIIPGSGDLAETCFAVKRQMDVLQAENGLLRNAVEDLRREFAGARNGGGLEFERNGGKGKSFEGRKNEKKVMSDFNGYPGKSTEVDASEELKKPLRGATTVGV comes from the coding sequence ATGAAAGCTTCACTCAAATTCCGTGACGAACAAAAGAAACCCTTATTAAGAGCCAAAATTCCTCTAAGCATTTTAGGTACACCATTCCAATCAGGAATCGTAGCTGGTGAATCCAAAGAACTAACTCTCAATCTCTCTACGTTCTTCCAATCCGGTCCGTCGCTTAAACTCGCTTACCGGCCCAACGACTCTCAGAACCCGTTCTCGTTAATTGTTAAAACCGGAACCGGTTCGTTCGGTTCGCCGCTCTCGAGTTCTATGCTTATGAGTTGTGAATTCAATCTGCTAAACCGGAGTAAAACTGGTGGGCCGCAACCGCTTTTTATGCTTCATTTTAAGCCGCGTTTTGGGGATTTCAGTTTTAAGAAATCTCAGTCGTCGATTTTGGATGTGAAGAATTATGCTTTTCAAAACGGTGGCGTTTTGGGGAGCGATGATACTTCGATTGAGTTTGTTGAGTCTGTTGAATCGCCAGTGATGGGAGCTTTTTCTGCTGGGAAGGTTCCGTCTGCTGGCGCGATTGCGAGTTTGTTTTCGGGTACAGAGGTTGCTGCGAGGACGATGTTGCCGATTAGGGGACGTGCGGCGGTGAATTTTAGGTGGGGGGTAAGGGTTCCGGCGGATGTTAAAGGGGAGAGTGCTTTTCAGAAGGTTCCGTTTCTTGTGATGAATAAGATTGGGGTTGAGCATTTGTCTGCGGAGTGTGGGGATTTGAAGGatttgaagaaagaaaaaaatgttgcTGGGGTGGGGATTATTCCGGGGAGTGGTGATTTGGCGGAGACTTGTTTTGCTGTGAAGAGGCAGATGGATGTTTTACAGGCGGAGAATGGGTTGTTGAGGAATGCTGTGGAGGATCTTCGGCGAGAATTTGCTGGTGCGCGAAATGGAGGAGGTTTGGAGTTTGAGAGGAATGGAGGTAAAGGGAAAAGCTTTGAGGGGAGAAAGAATGAGAAGAAAGTGATGTCGGATTTTAATGGTTATCCAGGAAAATCGACTGAGGTGGATGCGAGTGAGGAGTTGAAAAAGCCGTTAAGGGGAGCCACCACTGTTGGGGTTTAA